A single Elaeis guineensis isolate ETL-2024a chromosome 15, EG11, whole genome shotgun sequence DNA region contains:
- the LOC105058514 gene encoding glutamyl-tRNA(Gln) amidotransferase subunit A, chloroplastic/mitochondrial isoform X2 has translation MRLAASMYGNQAADEELSSLYGDSRANGFDSEVRTFVQKSFKDAMDKNDILISAAAPSAAYKIGERTNDPLAMYAGEC, from the exons ATGCGACTTGCAGCAAGCAT GTATGGAAACCAGGCAGCAGATGAGGAATTAAGTTCTCTTTATGGAGATTCCCGAGCTAATGGATTTGATTCAGAG GTGAGGACATTTGTTCAGAAAAGCTTCAAGGATGCGATGGACAAAAACGACATTCTCATTTCAGCTGCAGCACCATCAGCTGCTTATAAAATAG GCGAAAGGACCAATGATCCACTAGCTATGTATGCAG GTGAATGTTAA
- the LOC105058514 gene encoding glutamyl-tRNA(Gln) amidotransferase subunit A, chloroplastic/mitochondrial isoform X1 — MLYHYSANSFIRYGNQAADEELSSLYGDSRANGFDSEVRTFVQKSFKDAMDKNDILISAAAPSAAYKIGERTNDPLAMYAGEC, encoded by the exons ATGTTATATCACTATTCTGCCAACTCTTTTATTAGGTATGGAAACCAGGCAGCAGATGAGGAATTAAGTTCTCTTTATGGAGATTCCCGAGCTAATGGATTTGATTCAGAG GTGAGGACATTTGTTCAGAAAAGCTTCAAGGATGCGATGGACAAAAACGACATTCTCATTTCAGCTGCAGCACCATCAGCTGCTTATAAAATAG GCGAAAGGACCAATGATCCACTAGCTATGTATGCAG GTGAATGTTAA